A window from Drosophila willistoni isolate 14030-0811.24 chromosome XR unlocalized genomic scaffold, UCI_dwil_1.1 Seg143, whole genome shotgun sequence encodes these proteins:
- the LOC6646478 gene encoding protein hsr-9, with product MKFVILLCVLSALLLQIEASPVQMLARSERAVSRQQAASNDVAPAAAPAADDDDDDDDEDDDDDEPDLGDLVDDDDVLLISGLSDDDEEEEEDDDEEEDDTPQGQAAPGATASDDDDDEEDDDDDDYLDRLFDDILGDDDDEDDEDEALPAASAAQQTVAAAPAQNADDIAPAVASSVSSGVSDAVDLPNESGNAVEPEASGNAVDQLLSSPAAAASPAQAAAATSASNSNNNEGLTGDDDEEADDDDDDDDDDIIGDDVIEARREARDLKNNVIDMSTDAFQARHNHFIDAIFSRINRIVADNYDPFVVRLAGRSAAATSSATTSGSATSSGLKTVKTKGGNQKTTGHKKLKNTRSEPRAATGRSSSSSSSKEGATVKLQEQLTQLQTEQGIKAIEHHQDKEQQQQQQQQQEQGEIDAPKAEVRTVFSSNEPTAAIKANQKKSSNQAQQQQQSHKHNTKKASLKAGGGGNYNQPAAGGGSSKAGNEVEKLQKAEGSLSGLASLKRVGNVKVISDAEGRNSTIKAKFTLGPLILRVEKSFKRGSVRSVKSATARTNEMIGRIKFSVQDDRATLMSIKVQQPKQVEVESKDNHDRTREFVWRRTPKIAKLVNEKLKLAAESLFAPQGVEVVRL from the exons atgaaattcgTAATATTGCTGTGCGTATTGAGTGCGCTTTTGCTGCAAATTGAGGCTTCCCCTGTACAAATGTTGGCGAGAAGCGAAAGGGCTGTATCCCGCCAGCAGGCAGCCAGCAATGATGTGGCCCCAGCAGCGGCTCCAGCcgccgatgatgatgacgacgatgacgacgaggacgatgatgatgatgagccGGATCTAGGGGATTTGGTcgacgatgatgatg TTCTTTTGATTTCGGGCCTTtcagatgatgatgaagaggaGGAAGAAGACGATGATGAGGAGGAAGACGATACACCCCAGGGTCAAGCAGCGCCAGGTGCCACAGCcagcgatgatgatgacgatgaggaggacgatgacgatgatgattaTTTGGATAGATTGTTCGATGATATTTTGGGAG atgatgatgatgaggacgaTGAAGATGAAGCCCTACCAGCTGCCAGTGCTGCCCAGCAGACAGTTGCCGCTGCCCCAGCACAGAACGCTGATGACATTGCTCCAGCTGTTGCCTCATCGGTAAGCTCTGGCGTTTCCGATGCCGTCGATTTGCCCAATGAGAGTGGTAATGCTGTCGAGCCAGAGGCATCGGGCAATGCAGTTGACCAGTTGCTATCGTCacccgcagcagcagcatccccggcacaggcagcagcagctacatcggccagcaacagcaataacaacgaAG GTCTAACTGGTGATGACGATGAGGAGgctgacgatgatgacgatgacgacgatgatgatatTATTGGAGACGATGTCATCGAGGCCAGACGTGAAGCAC GTGATCTGAAAAACAACGTCATCGACATGTCAACGGATGCATTCCAAGCTCGCCACAATCACTTCATCGATGCCATATTCTCTCGCATAAATCGCATCGTGGCAGATAATTATGATCCATTTGTGGTACGCCTAGCCGGACGTTCAGCGGCCGCAACATCAAGTGCCACCACGAGTGGTTCAGCTACCAGCAGCGGGTTAAAGACTGTCAAGACCAAGGGAGGCAATCAGAAGACAACTGGCCATAAGAAACT CAAAAACACACGCTCCGAGCCAAGAGCAGCCACtggcagaagcagcagcagcagcagcagcaaggaGGGGGCTACAGTTAAATTGCAAGAGCAATTGACGCAATTACAGACAGAGCAGGGCATCAAAGCCATTGAGCATCACCAGGACaaggaacagcagcagcagcaacagcagcagcaggagcagggTGAGATTGACGCCCCCAAAGCGGAAGTGCGCACCGTTTTCAGTAGCAACGAGCCAACTGCAGCCATCAAAGCCAACCAAAAGAAATCCAGTAACCAGgctcaacagcagcagcagtcacacaaacacaacacgAAAAAGGCGTCATTGAAAGCGGGCGGTGGAGGCAACTACAATCAGCCAGCGGCTGGAGGTGGCTCTTCGAAGGCTGGCAATGAAGTTGAGAAGCTGCAAAAGGCCGAGGGCAGTCTGTCTGGTCTGGCCTCATTGAAGCGCGTTGGCAATGTGAAGGTGATCAGCGATGCGGAAGGACGCAATTCGACCATTAAGGCCAAATTCACGCTTGGCCCATTGATTTTACGTGTCGAGAAGTCCTTCAAGCGCGGCAGTGTGCGCAGCGTAAAAAGTGCCACGGCCAGGACAAACGAGATGATCGGTCGCATCAAATTCAGTGTGCAAGATGATCGGGCCACCCTAATGTCCATCAAGGTGCAGCAGCCCAAGCAG GTGGAGGTGGAATCCAAGGACAATCATGACCGTACACGCGAATTTGTCTGGCGTCGCACGCCCAAAATTGCCAAATTGGTCAATGAGAAACTGAAATTGGCTGCCGAGTCGCTATTTGCGCCGCAAGGCGTGGAGGTCGTAAGACTTTAA